One segment of Oscillatoria sp. FACHB-1407 DNA contains the following:
- the dnaN gene encoding DNA polymerase III subunit beta: MKLICAQNELNTHLSLVNRAVPSRPSHPVLANVLLTANADTQSVSLTGFDLSLGVQTGFSAQVEEGGTITLPAKLLSDIVSRLPDGEITLEIGDGESLATLTCASGRYQVRFGNEEFPELPTVQDGGMAHLPAEALIEGLRGSLFATSTDETKQVLTGVHLTVTADGLEFAATDGHRLSVVQTLNSDTETPPEKPSKASKSKADSKAASAIEEKQEFDVTVPGKALRELERMLQLQPSEAIAVQFDQGQLIFEWANQRLISRLLEGQYPNYRQLIPRQFSRQMTAERRLLTGALERIAVMADQKNSIVKMNLDSVKQEVVLSVDAPDVGSAREAIAAQISGDDLEIAFNVKYLLEGLKSVTTSEVQMQFNTSTSPSILTPLGGLKMTYLVMPVQIRS, translated from the coding sequence ATGAAACTCATCTGCGCTCAAAACGAACTCAACACTCATCTCTCATTGGTAAACCGGGCAGTCCCTTCACGTCCCAGTCACCCAGTTCTAGCAAACGTGCTGTTGACCGCTAACGCAGATACTCAGTCTGTGAGTTTGACGGGGTTTGACTTAAGTTTGGGTGTACAAACTGGTTTTTCGGCACAAGTAGAAGAAGGAGGCACCATCACCCTACCTGCCAAACTATTGAGTGATATTGTCTCACGCTTGCCTGATGGCGAAATCACCCTTGAGATTGGAGATGGAGAGTCGCTAGCGACGCTGACTTGCGCTTCAGGACGATATCAAGTGCGGTTTGGCAACGAGGAATTTCCAGAACTGCCCACCGTGCAGGATGGTGGAATGGCTCATCTACCCGCAGAGGCACTGATCGAAGGATTGCGAGGTTCTTTGTTTGCAACCAGCACGGATGAAACAAAGCAGGTGTTGACGGGTGTGCATTTGACAGTCACAGCCGATGGTCTGGAGTTCGCCGCAACGGATGGGCACCGTTTGTCTGTTGTGCAAACCCTCAACTCCGATACAGAAACCCCTCCCGAAAAGCCTAGTAAAGCCAGTAAGAGCAAGGCAGACAGCAAAGCGGCAAGTGCCATTGAAGAGAAGCAAGAATTTGATGTAACCGTTCCGGGAAAAGCCCTGCGGGAGCTAGAGCGGATGTTGCAGTTACAACCCTCAGAGGCGATCGCCGTTCAATTTGACCAGGGTCAGTTGATTTTTGAGTGGGCAAATCAGCGTCTGATTAGCCGTTTATTAGAGGGGCAATATCCCAACTATCGCCAACTGATTCCTCGACAATTTTCTCGCCAGATGACGGCTGAGCGGCGATTGTTGACCGGAGCACTGGAACGGATCGCCGTCATGGCAGATCAGAAAAACAGCATCGTCAAAATGAATTTAGATAGTGTTAAGCAAGAGGTCGTGCTGTCTGTTGATGCGCCAGATGTGGGGAGCGCACGAGAGGCGATCGCGGCTCAGATTTCAGGTGATGATTTAGAGATTGCCTTTAACGTTAAGTATTTGTTGGAAGGGCTAAAGTCAGTTACAACCTCTGAGGTACAGATGCAGTTTAATACCTCTACGAGTCCATCAATTTTGACCCCATTGGGTGGTCTAAAAATGACCTACCTCGTCATGCCTGTGCAAATTAGATCGTGA